The proteins below are encoded in one region of Nitrospira sp.:
- a CDS encoding beta-ketoacyl-ACP reductase → MDKHVALITGGAKGIGRGIALDLADQKWNVAICYRTSERAAADTAAAITSRGGEALAVRSDVSDAVAARDLVAQVERKWGRIDALINAAGPYHRVNLFDESVEGWKDMFDGNLHPIFYLAQAVAPGMKARKSGRIVSFSMANADQMVAQPDVTAHYIAKAGVLILTRTLAKLLAPHGITVNAVAPGFIDSGSAPPGELAGMTKRIPAGYIGSVDDTVAAVRYLLSPEARYVNGANIHISGAWGI, encoded by the coding sequence ATGGACAAGCACGTGGCATTGATCACCGGCGGCGCCAAGGGCATTGGCCGCGGGATTGCCCTCGACCTGGCCGATCAGAAGTGGAACGTGGCGATTTGCTACCGCACGAGCGAACGGGCGGCCGCGGACACGGCGGCAGCCATCACTTCACGAGGCGGCGAAGCACTCGCGGTCCGCAGCGATGTGTCCGACGCGGTCGCGGCCAGGGACCTGGTGGCACAGGTGGAGCGAAAATGGGGCCGCATCGACGCGTTGATCAATGCCGCCGGCCCCTATCATCGAGTCAACTTGTTCGACGAGTCCGTTGAAGGTTGGAAGGACATGTTCGACGGCAATCTGCATCCGATTTTCTATCTTGCGCAAGCCGTGGCGCCCGGCATGAAGGCAAGGAAGTCGGGCCGCATCGTGAGCTTCAGTATGGCCAATGCCGACCAGATGGTCGCGCAGCCTGACGTGACCGCGCACTACATCGCAAAAGCGGGCGTGCTAATTCTGACCCGGACGCTCGCGAAACTGCTGGCCCCTCATGGCATCACGGTGAATGCCGTTGCGCCCGGCTTTATTGATTCCGGCAGCGCCCCTCCGGGGGAACTGGCCGGAATGACGAAGCGAATACCGGCGGGATACATCGGGTCCGTCGACGATACGGTCGCGGCCGTCCGATATTTGCTGAGTCCCGAGGCCCGCTACGTCAACGGGGCCAACATTCACATCAGCGGTGCCTGGGG